The Bacteroidales bacterium genome has a window encoding:
- a CDS encoding RNA polymerase sigma factor: MYRLYKSHVQAMYNTCVRIVVNQYDAEDILQESFVSAFKSLDFYKGESSFGIWLKRIVINKSLNHLRQKKQAFTNLDNLHIAYEETDDEEIPEVTPEAIHEAIKSLPEKARVILNLYLLEGYMHKEIAEMLGISESTSKSQYQRARKLLQEKLKGDEFVSKSRELKV, translated from the coding sequence ATGTACAGGCTATATAAATCGCACGTGCAAGCAATGTACAACACCTGTGTTCGAATTGTGGTTAATCAGTACGATGCTGAGGATATTCTTCAGGAATCGTTTGTTAGCGCATTTAAGAGTTTGGATTTTTATAAGGGAGAATCGTCATTTGGTATATGGTTAAAACGGATTGTAATAAACAAATCGCTAAACCATTTAAGGCAAAAAAAGCAGGCTTTTACCAATTTAGACAATTTACACATAGCGTATGAGGAAACCGATGATGAAGAAATCCCCGAAGTTACACCAGAGGCTATTCACGAGGCAATTAAATCTTTACCAGAGAAAGCCAGAGTGATTTTAAACCTCTACTTGTTAGAAGGTTACATGCATAAAGAGATTGCCGAGATGCTTGGTATTTCGGAGTCAACCTCTAAATCGCAGTACCAACGGGCAAGGAAACTTCTTCAAGAAAAGCTTAAAGGCGATGAATTTGTGAGCAAATCAAGAGAATTAAAAGTTTAG